The segment AATATGTTCTTATCAAATATACATTGGTATGGATTGGCAGCATTTGTCTGAATACATGGGGTGTTTATTGGTTGACTGAATCCATCCAGCGCGTTCCCTGGGTACAAGAAACATTGGCTCATTTTTTTGATAATATATTTATTGTAAGCAAGGTGATTGTATCTTTATTGGTTGGTTGGTTTTGGAATTATAATTTGCATCGGACGTTTGTTTATAAGGACTGTAAAATCAGAAGACCTCTTCGAAAGAAAAAAAGCCTGATAGTAGATACTGAAATAGAAGAACTATAAAATCTATTCGCATGAAACGCATCATAATTGTTGGAGCAACATCTGGAATTGGTCGGGAGATCGCTTGTCTTTTTGCAAAAGAAGGTTGGGTTGTGGGTGTTGCAGGCCGCAGAATAAATAAGCTGATTGAACTTCAGAAGTTATATCCTGAACAAATTCATACTGAAATGATTGATGTTACCTTAGACTCAGCACCTCAAAATTTAAACCGGTTAATTGCTGCGTGTGGAGGAATGGATGTGTATTTTCATGTATCGGGAATTGGACAGCAAAATTATCATTTGGATCCAACGATCGAGTTAGCGACTCTGCAGACTAATGGAGATGGATTTGTCCGTATGATCACTGCGGCGTGGTCATATTTTCGTAACGAGGGAAAAGGGCATATAGCTGTAGTCAGTTCGATTGCTGGAACGAAAGGGTTAGGAGCTGCTCCAGCTTATTCTGCTACTAAATGCTTTCAAAATTGTTATGTGGATGCATTGGCCCAATTAGCCCATATGAATCATTTGTCAATTTATTTTACTGATATCCGTCCGGGCTTTGTTGCTACTGATTTACTGGCAGACGGAAAGAAGTATCCTTTATTGATGCGGAAAGAGAAAGTGGCAAAATTGATTATGAATGCTGTTGTCAAACGTAAGCGCCGAGTGATAATAGACTGGAAATATGTTGTTATAGTATTCTTTTGGCGTCTGATCCCTGAATTTATTTGGGAGCGACTTTCTATTCGAAATTAGATTGAACTTTTATGCTTGCCTGGAACGGAATGTTATCTTTTTATTCATAAGGAAGTTTACAAATCCATAAATGAAAAGTCCGATGAATTGAGATATGTATTCATTCCATTTTAATAATTCAACCATCCATAATAAAAAGACAAATTGGGATCCGTAAGCGCAGATAAAGGCTAATAAAAACAAAAGAGCCTGCTGGAAATAATTCCCTTTGCCAGAATGAAAAATCCAAAATTTACTCCAGAAAAAATTATTAAGCAATGCAGCTACATAGCCTGTCACATTGGATGCTATATAGTTGAAATGCAGTATATCCATCATCAGCCAAACTACTAAAGCGGTAATAAAAGCATTCAATGTGCCGATGATAATGAAACGAAATATTTGTTGAGAATTTTTCATCAATCCATAAATTTCACTGCAAATATAATCAAAAGATTAGCCTAACCCGAAAAATATCTATACATTTGTCGTTGTATTGGTGAAACAAAAGTGCTTTCAACTTTTGATTTGAAAAGGGAATCCGGTTAGAATCCGGAACAGTGCCCGCTACTGTGACATCTTGGACAAGAAAAGGACATAAGCCTCAATGCCACTGTTCCTGTAGGGAATGGGAAGGTTGTCTTTTTCAGATGAAGTCAGGAAACCTGCCAAACATTATGCGAACAACAGATGAGAATCCCGGGGTCAGGATGATTTTCTGGATGATAAAATAATAAGTCTATGATAGTAAGCAAAGGTAAGATCATTGTGGTGGGTATTGGTCCAGGTGATTTAGACGATATCACACCAGCCGTGTTGGCGGCCATTCGTGAGTCTGATATAATTATCGGATATAAATATTACTTTCAGTTTATTCAGCAAATACTTCGTCCTGACGTACTTTGTATAGACTCTGGCATGAAAAAGGAGCAAGAACGAGCCCAAGATGCTTTTCGTTATGCCTTGGAAGGACATGTTGTTTGTGTAATTAGTTCTGGGGATGCCGGAATTTATGGAATGACACCGTTAATTTATGAGATGCGGAAGCAGATGAATGCTGATATCGAAATTATTTCATTACCGGGCATCAGTGCTTTTCAGAAGGCAGCGTTTTTACTGGGGGCACCGATTGGACATGACTTTTGTGTGATATCATTGTCTGATTTAATGACTCCTTGGGAAATAATTGAAAAACGAATTCGGGCAGCCGCCATGGCCGATTTTGTGACGGCGGTTTATAATCCGAAAAGTCAAGGTCGTTACTGGCAGCTGTATCGTCTTAAGGAAATCTTTTTGCAAGAACGTAATGGTATGACACCAGTGGGCTATGTCCGTCAGGCTGGAAGACCAGAACAGAGTGTGCATACCTGTACTTTAGCAGAATTAGATCCTGAACAGATCGATATGTTTACAGTATTGCTGATAGGAAATTCTCAAAGCTTTTTTGATAATAATGAGGGTGTATCAAACCGAGCTATCATTACTCCGCGGGGATATTTCGGAGAGGAGAAAAATAAAGAGGAGAAATATGGCATCGGTCAGGATATCATGATCAGAAGCTTTCGGACAATAGAAAAAGAATTAAAACATCCGGAAATAGCATTAGGGAAAAAATGGGCTTTGCTGCATGCCATTCATACAACAGCCGATTTTGAAATGGAAGATATTCTTTATACAGATCCTGATGCTGTGGAAAATTTGTTTCATAAGTTTCAGAATGGAGAAATAAAAACGATAGTAACAGATGTGACGATGGCGGCTTCTGGCATCCGCAAAGGAGCTCTTCATCGGTTAGGTGTAGATGTAAGATGCTATCTGGGAGATGAAAGGACCGTTCAGTTGGCCAAAGAAAAAGGTATTACACGTACACAAGCCGGAATACGTCTGGCTGCAGAAGAATGTCCTGGCGCATTGTTCGTTTTTGGTAATGCACCAACGGCTTTAATGGAATTGTGCGATCTGATTCGGAAGCAGAAAGCGCATCCGGCTGGCGTGATTGCCGCTCCTGTCGGATTTGTACATGTGAAAGAGTCAAAGTATATGATAAAGCCTTTTGTTTCAATACCTAAAATAATAGTAGAAGGACGAAAAGGCGGTAGTAACTTGGCTGCAACTTTAGTTAATGCGATCCTTTGTTTTGATGATGCGGAACAATTAAAACCGGGTAGAGACGTATGAGCCATTTTTATGTCATAGGGATGAACGACAGTCCGAATCCGGATTTCTCTCCTGAAATATTGCGGATCATCCAGTCTCATCGGGTTTTTTCAGGAGGTGTCCGGCATCACGAAATTGTTCGTTCTTTATTACCTCAACAAGCGATCTGGATTGATATAAAAAGTCCGATAGATGAAGTGTTTTCCCAATATGAACAGGTTAAAGAAAGTATTGTGGTATTTGCGTCTGGAGATCCGTTGTTCTTCGGTTTTGCCAATACTATCAAACGCAAACTGCCTCATGCGGGAATATTTCTTTATCCGGCATTTAATTCGTTGCAAATGTTGGCGCATGCACTGTTAATCCCATACCACGATTTGCGTATTGTGTCATTGACTGGACGTCCTTGGCATGAATTTGACCATGCATTGATAGAACGTTCCACCAAGATCGGGATTCTGACAGACCATGTCCATACGCCGGCACAAATAGCCAGACGCATGCTGGAATATGGCTATTCTATGTATGTGATGTATGTAGGAATTAATTTGGGAAATCCTGAAAAACAGAGTATTCGGAAGTTCTCGCTTCAACAGGCGGCTGCTGAGTCTTTTCAAACACCGAATTGTGTAATTCTGGAGCAAAATGGAAAGAATATGTATCGTCCGTTTGGCATACCGGATACATGTTTCGAGTATTTGAACGGAAGGTCCCGGATGATTACTAAAATGCCTGTTCGTCTGCTCTCTTTAAGTCTGTTGGATTTGCATGAAAAGAAGAATTTTTGGGATATAGGTTTTTGTACGGGCTCTGTCTCTATAGAAGCTAAATTGCAATTTCCTCACTTGCATATTACTGCTTTTGAAGTCAGACAAGAAGGCAGAGAACTGATGGAGATCAATTCACATCGGATGGGAATACCTGGCATAGAAGCAATTATTGCAGATTTTATGACCTATGATGTGTCTGATTTAGCTTCTCCCGATGCTGTTTTTATTGGTGGTCACGGGGGAAAACTTCCAGAAATGCTTCAAAAGATTTCTTCTTGTCTCGCTGAAACAGGAACGGTCGTATTTAATTCTGTATCGGAAGATAGTCTGTCCTTGTTTAAAGCGTCATTGCCTGCAGCAGGTCTTGTATGCAAGGAAGAAATCCGGATCGCAGTAGATGAGTTTAATCCTATAACGATATGTAAAGCCGAACGAAGTAAAAATTGATACATGATGATAAAGAGAATAACAATTATAGTAGTTTCAGAAAAGGGCAGAGATTTGGCAGAAAAGATATCTTTTCATTATGAAGATGTAACAATATCTCGTTTGCCAGATTTGAAAAAGGCCTTTTATGATTCGGATGCGATAGTATTTATCGGAGCTCTTGGCATTTGTGTCAGAAGTATAGCTCCTTTGATTCAGGATAAACATACGGATCCTGCCATAGTATGTATTGATAGCACGGGAAAACAAGTTATCTCCGTTTTATCTGGTCATGTGGGTGGCGCCAATGAACTGACAGTCGCTCTTGCCCGTCTGTTGTCTGCTGAACCGGTAATTACAACGCAGAG is part of the Parabacteroides sp. AD58 genome and harbors:
- a CDS encoding GtrA family protein — encoded protein: MSDWIKGVVKKICKKDGFFTFMRAQFTSQISSATDFLVTIVLAKLFDIYYVLATSMGSVAGGIVNCTINYYWTFKSKECKKKYVLIKYTLVWIGSICLNTWGVYWLTESIQRVPWVQETLAHFFDNIFIVSKVIVSLLVGWFWNYNLHRTFVYKDCKIRRPLRKKKSLIVDTEIEEL
- a CDS encoding SDR family NAD(P)-dependent oxidoreductase is translated as MKRIIIVGATSGIGREIACLFAKEGWVVGVAGRRINKLIELQKLYPEQIHTEMIDVTLDSAPQNLNRLIAACGGMDVYFHVSGIGQQNYHLDPTIELATLQTNGDGFVRMITAAWSYFRNEGKGHIAVVSSIAGTKGLGAAPAYSATKCFQNCYVDALAQLAHMNHLSIYFTDIRPGFVATDLLADGKKYPLLMRKEKVAKLIMNAVVKRKRRVIIDWKYVVIVFFWRLIPEFIWERLSIRN
- a CDS encoding GtrA family protein: MKNSQQIFRFIIIGTLNAFITALVVWLMMDILHFNYIASNVTGYVAALLNNFFWSKFWIFHSGKGNYFQQALLFLLAFICAYGSQFVFLLWMVELLKWNEYISQFIGLFIYGFVNFLMNKKITFRSRQA
- the cobJ gene encoding precorrin-3B C(17)-methyltransferase translates to MIVSKGKIIVVGIGPGDLDDITPAVLAAIRESDIIIGYKYYFQFIQQILRPDVLCIDSGMKKEQERAQDAFRYALEGHVVCVISSGDAGIYGMTPLIYEMRKQMNADIEIISLPGISAFQKAAFLLGAPIGHDFCVISLSDLMTPWEIIEKRIRAAAMADFVTAVYNPKSQGRYWQLYRLKEIFLQERNGMTPVGYVRQAGRPEQSVHTCTLAELDPEQIDMFTVLLIGNSQSFFDNNEGVSNRAIITPRGYFGEEKNKEEKYGIGQDIMIRSFRTIEKELKHPEIALGKKWALLHAIHTTADFEMEDILYTDPDAVENLFHKFQNGEIKTIVTDVTMAASGIRKGALHRLGVDVRCYLGDERTVQLAKEKGITRTQAGIRLAAEECPGALFVFGNAPTALMELCDLIRKQKAHPAGVIAAPVGFVHVKESKYMIKPFVSIPKIIVEGRKGGSNLAATLVNAILCFDDAEQLKPGRDV
- the cbiE gene encoding precorrin-6y C5,15-methyltransferase (decarboxylating) subunit CbiE — translated: MSHFYVIGMNDSPNPDFSPEILRIIQSHRVFSGGVRHHEIVRSLLPQQAIWIDIKSPIDEVFSQYEQVKESIVVFASGDPLFFGFANTIKRKLPHAGIFLYPAFNSLQMLAHALLIPYHDLRIVSLTGRPWHEFDHALIERSTKIGILTDHVHTPAQIARRMLEYGYSMYVMYVGINLGNPEKQSIRKFSLQQAAAESFQTPNCVILEQNGKNMYRPFGIPDTCFEYLNGRSRMITKMPVRLLSLSLLDLHEKKNFWDIGFCTGSVSIEAKLQFPHLHITAFEVRQEGRELMEINSHRMGIPGIEAIIADFMTYDVSDLASPDAVFIGGHGGKLPEMLQKISSCLAETGTVVFNSVSEDSLSLFKASLPAAGLVCKEEIRIAVDEFNPITICKAERSKN